Genomic DNA from Streptomyces venezuelae:
CAGTGCCGTCTTCCACTTGCCGTCGATCACGGCGATCGCGGCGGTCACTCCGCACACGTTCGGGTCCTGCGCACGGCTGCGCGTCATGTCCGTCCGTCCCCTCCACTGCCATCCATCCGCATACACATGCCTGTGTACGTACGCACGGAGTCGCATCATGCCTGCGAACAACACGCACCAGTCTGCCGTCACGAGCCCCGTCACCGTCATCGGCCTCGGTCCCATGGGGCGGGCCCTCGCCGCCGCGTTCCTCGCCGCCGGTGTACCCACCACCGTGTGGAACCGGACGCCGGGGCGGGACGGCGAACTGGTCGAACGCGGCGCGCTGAGAGCCCGCACCGCCGAAGAGGCCGTCGCCGCGAGCCCGTTGACCGTGGTGTGCGTCGTCAATTACGACGCCTCGGACGCGGTCCTGCGCGACGACGCCGTCACCCGCGCCCTCAAGGGCCGGACCGTCGTGAACCTCAGCGCCGACACCCCCGACCGCGCCAGGTCGGCCGCGGAGTGGGCGGCCGCGCACGGGGTGCGGTACCTGGACGGCGCGATCATGACGCCGACCACGACGATCGGAACGCCGCACGCCGTCTTCATCCACAGCGGTGAGACCGCGCTCTACGAGGAGCACCGTCCCACCCTCGAAGCGCTGGGCGGCACCCACACGCACCTCGGTGAGGACATCGGGCGGGCGGCGGCGTACGACGTGGCGCTGCTCGACATCTTCTGGACCGCGATGACCGGGTACATGCACGCCCTGGCGGTGGCGAAGGCCGAGGGTGTCCAGGCGCGCGAGCTGGCCCCGTTCGCGGCGGGCATCGGCGCGATCCTCCCGGCGGTGTTCGAGGCCGCCGCGGCGGAGGTGGACAACGGTACGTACTCCGGGGACGACAACCCGATCACGTCCGCCGCGTCCACGATGGCCCACGTGATCCACACGTCCGAGTCCCACGGCATCGACGCGGGCGTCATGCGTGCCGCCGAGGGGCTGGCCCGGCGCGTCATCGGCGAGGGCCACGGCACCGACGGGCTGACCAGGGTCACCGAGCTGCTCGGCCGACGCTGAGTCCCCCAGGGGGGCGCCGGAACCCTGGGTTTCGCGGGCGCCCCGTCCCGGGCGGCGACGCCGCCGCCGGCGTGGGCGAGGACGGCTTCGCGTACATCCGCGGGCCCACGTGAACGAGTACGCCGGAGGGCGGCAAGCAGATCACCGCGATCACGGGCGTGGTCAGGCGGCTGGGCGGGTGAGGTCCGGGCCGGTGGGAGCCGGGCCGGTGGGAGCCGGGTGGGTGAAGAATGAGCGGCGGTAGTCGGCGGGCGACACCCCGACCTGCTTCAGGAAGTGGTGGCGCAGGTTGTTCGCCGTGCCCAGGCCGCTCAGCTCGCCCACCCGCTCCACCGGCAGGTCCGTCGTCTCCAGCAGGCTCTGCGCGCGCACGAGCCGCTGGTTGAGCAGCCACTGCAGCGGCGTCGTACCGGTGGCCGCGTGGAGGCGCCGGTAGAACGTGCGCGGGCTCATCGACGCCCGGCGTGCGAGGTCGTCGACGGTCAGCGGGCGGTCCAGGTGTGCGCGGGCCCACTCCAGTACGGGGCCGAGGCCCCCGTCGTCCGTCTCGGGCACGGACAGGTCGATGAACTGGGCCTGCCCACCGGGCCGGTGGGCGGGCACGACCATCCGGCGCGCCAGCTGGTTGGCGACGTGCGCGCCGAGGTCGCGGCGGACCAGGTGCAGACAGAGGTCGAGGCCGGCGGTGAGTCCCGCGCTGGTCAGGACGTCGCCGTCGTCCACGTAGAGGACGGAGTCGTCGACGGTGACGTCCGGGTGGCGCGCGGCCAGTTGGGCGGTGTGCATCCAGTGGGCGGTCGCCCTGCGCCCGTCGAGGAGGCCCGCCTCCGCGAGCGCGAAGGCCCCGGTGCAGAGGGACACCATGCGGGCGCCCTCGGCATGCGCGGCCCGCAGCGCGTCGGCGAGGCCGTCCGGCAGTGGCGCGCCCTCCTCGACGCACG
This window encodes:
- a CDS encoding helix-turn-helix domain-containing protein — its product is MSAGSVAVVVADEIGIPSWDLYELSIPFTVFGKPQPDLSDHWYDMRLCATKGPGQGAAEFGVSLRTPYGLEGLTGADTVVVTSVPDACVEEGAPLPDGLADALRAAHAEGARMVSLCTGAFALAEAGLLDGRRATAHWMHTAQLAARHPDVTVDDSVLYVDDGDVLTSAGLTAGLDLCLHLVRRDLGAHVANQLARRMVVPAHRPGGQAQFIDLSVPETDDGGLGPVLEWARAHLDRPLTVDDLARRASMSPRTFYRRLHAATGTTPLQWLLNQRLVRAQSLLETTDLPVERVGELSGLGTANNLRHHFLKQVGVSPADYRRSFFTHPAPTGPAPTGPDLTRPAA
- a CDS encoding NAD(P)-dependent oxidoreductase gives rise to the protein MPANNTHQSAVTSPVTVIGLGPMGRALAAAFLAAGVPTTVWNRTPGRDGELVERGALRARTAEEAVAASPLTVVCVVNYDASDAVLRDDAVTRALKGRTVVNLSADTPDRARSAAEWAAAHGVRYLDGAIMTPTTTIGTPHAVFIHSGETALYEEHRPTLEALGGTHTHLGEDIGRAAAYDVALLDIFWTAMTGYMHALAVAKAEGVQARELAPFAAGIGAILPAVFEAAAAEVDNGTYSGDDNPITSAASTMAHVIHTSESHGIDAGVMRAAEGLARRVIGEGHGTDGLTRVTELLGRR